The genomic interval ATTATGGAATAATcaccggtagataatgtgttaagaagtcatttcaaaagaaaagcgtaatgtttcacttggTAAAAGTTtggtttcaaataaataaatttatcggttataTTTAGCGTCTATTTGTTCCTTGTTTTTATGTACAcattgaacaggaataaacacggagttaaagtttttgccttttcgataaatattattaacgataccccaaatattataagtttcccgatattttttttactgtattaaaaattctcgagaattttcgagaaatatagtctcatttctcgagaaatcaaaaatgttgagaaatcaggaacaccaCACGCGAGGCAGGTTTGTCCTCGTCGAGACATGTCTCGCGAATCTATCTCGCAATGTCTGAACGTGGCTCTGTGGTATGTATGTAGAACGTGCGAATCAGCGAGTACCCGATGGGATCAAGATGAGAAGGAAGTGCGGGATCGGATCGCATCAAAAGTGCGATAGAGATACGTGCCTTGTTCGGAGCGTTAGTCCCTCGGCCATCCCTCGATCGATTATCCTTCCTGGTCATGCTTGCGAGGCAAGCTGCCGCCTCGAGGATCCCATGGCCGGCGAGAAGAGCACCGCCGGAGCCTGTGCCGGGACCGGGACCAGGAACGGAAACGGGACCAGATCCGAGACCGAGACCGGAACCGGAACCAGAACCGGAACCGGTGCTGGAACCGAGCGTGCCGCCAACGGGCAGCTCTCCCACAACCGTCCCCGCAGATTTCTTCGGTCTGACGTTACTCCCGTTGCTCTGAAAGTAGTGCGTACCGGTCCTGATGTTGATGTAATATTCCGGCGGGAAGCTGGCTCCGGGCGAAGTGCCGTCCGTCGAGTATCCGGTGCTGTAGGCGCTCTCCGGGGAGGAGAGATTTACGCTGCCGGTGCCGGCGGACGTACCGGAAGAGGCCGAAGCGGTCGCGTAGCTTCCGCCCCCGTGCAATCGGATCCCGTCCACGGTTTTCTCCGGCGACTCCGCCGGATGTACCTGAgagtttcaaaaaatgtcaagaACGTTCGTCTTCGCGTCGCACGGTGGTCCGAAAACCGGAAAACGTGGCCaatatgaactttcagctagttttaagtatggggttGGTTACACTAAGAATGTTTCTAagtaaacagcaaaaaggtcgtttCTTTTTATGactgaccaacagtcacagtccgaacttcgagttcattagaccgTACCATTTTAAGTTTGTGAATGAAGCACATTGCGagttttaagggggccggcatggtttgaaatccatatacgtatgcaaccgtcaaaaccttttcaaactaccgcttcaatattgcaacgagcagtttagaaatggtcaattgtgtttcctaaaagtccaatctacgtctgtatggagcccaaattgcgaatttctacctcatcgtggagtaatttgtaatattcggcggaaaattcgaattctgaagcaagtatcacgtcacaagatggctgccgctgagagatagAGAAAAGGCTCTATatagacgtagcaaagacatgtacaaacacggtggtatgcatttctaattgattacttacttatttaagacgtaaaatgtctagaaaaaaaggcacagcgtaacatagcgtgacagtcaaggccaaatgcctgccggcccccttaagtgcacagtgtacaaattctcttgaaacgtttcgattttaattgcgcattatggatgctgtttgtggaggtaagttgcgTAGTTTTcagtgccaaatgtttattgttaactgatcactatgtatgcaaagagagcgtaaaagtgaaggcataaatttttaagatgtagagtaaaagttgcaagtctcgCACGGTCTatcgctaaaacttgttggagcttctactacgtagtattatcttgcaattctaaaacaAATTAGCTGCCTCTAGGTGCCTCTGTggtcgtagcactgtttttCGTAACTCAGAGTAGGTACTTAATGTGCTctccttgcatttcttgtcaaactgtgagagatatgcactaagtctaaaatttaaacagattttgaatagagtatcaattttttagaaagaatcatatatccgaaatgtttttctatttttcaaacacgaacgctgttttcataccggctgttcatttgaaaactttccagccgaatatcccgaaaagtatgaaagatattaaaaaaagtgtaaaacacgtgtccaaggtgTTGGGGATATTAGTCTACTATATAACGCTCACTCGTTGGTTTTACCTTTTAGTTATATTAATAACAAATATACAACAGACGTTATAACACGTGCATCTCTCTCGCGTGGTCACATTCAATCTCATCTCTTGTATCATTCTTTCATTCGCATGTCCAAGTCTTCTATGtcaaatattttcttctttGGTAACAGTTGCCTTTTCTTCGGCCACAATATCTCCTTGAACATAATATTCATTACCTTTACGCACAGCTTTCATTTGTACCCCATGGTTTTCTTTGTACACTATTGTACTATCCCTATCAAATTTCACCTTAAACCCACGGTCCGTAAACTTCGCAACTGACAGTAAATTTGAATTGAAATCTGGAGCGCATAATACACTAGATAATCTGATTCTACGATTTGCATTTGTTTGGTCTATCGCTATCTCTCCTATCCCTTTTGAAGCTATTTTTCTCCCCTCTTTGTCAGCTATAATTATTTCCCTATTGTCACAAGgcggtatcagttttttatttgggtgacGTTTTCAAGGTCACTCGAAGGTTAACTTTGttctttcaaatggaaacctatatttctGGTTATGGGGTCTTAtcgtacgtaaaaagaccagcaattcttcaattctttcttctttgggaactatgaagtgcgactagaatacctactttatacgatacaaagggtagagtttgctgtccggagaattagtctttcgcctcgttcaggtcaatacgagacaagttcagattcgtgatcagccaCTCcaaaaaacggcctaataccaattttcaagcagaaccaataattttttgactaagttgtgaggttttgaccacgttttggcaATTTGGAACCACTGTGCGTCGGCGAGGGTGGTTTCGACGACGCGATTTTCGAGTCAACTTGTCCGCGAGAGGGCAAAAGACCGTAAAGGAGATGAGCGTGGTTGTtgtgtcgtcgtcgttgtcgtcgacgTCGAGGTCTAATTGGATGGCGAGGGAAACGAGCGTGCCGCTCGAGCGGAGAACAAGACGAGGAGTAAGACGCGACTCCTTCTCTCGACCGCTCGTCTTCCAATTCTCCCTTCTCTAGGCAGACGACGCGGTCGGGGAAGAAGCTCGGAAACGACAGGGTACAGTGAGTCGGCTCCGCGAAGTTCACCTGGTGCAAGCAAGGGGATCTGTTGGCGCTCCGATTCCTCGGGGAGTTGCAGTTCGAGTCGAATCCCTTGTCCCCTTTCTTTCggtcctttttctttttcgatcgCACGATATGCGCCTCCATCCACGTGCGTAGTTTCGTCCCGAACATGTTGCACGCTGTTCAACCGATGACACGGCGTCGCCCTCAAAATTCCGAACAGGAGGATCGGAGGCTCGCCGATTAGTCTCGAAGCGCGGTCGCTTCTTCTCCGTCGACTAACGTCGAGAATCGTTGCGGCACCTCTTCGCTTCGCGGCGTTCCTCGCCGACGCGAGCCGTCGCAAGATCTGAAACATGCGAGGACCGAACTCGTTAGTCCTTTGCTCGTCGCAGTTTCGTCGTTTCGCGTCGAGTTGCAACCACCGCGGGTTGGCACCTCTATTTCCGGGGACTGAAACACCCGAGGGACTTCCGACGGTGAAATCAACGCCGCTCTGCCCGCGACCGCACCGTCCCCTTCAACCACCGTTATAATTTCCGGCTTCACTTAAATCCACGGTACCGGTTCGGTGTCTCGAGACGAGCGAACTGTGCTCGGTCGTCCTTTCGTTTCGAAATCATTTGAATTTCGTATTCGAATTCGCGGTTCGACGCGACAccgcgagacgagacgagacgagacaagACGAGACGCGAGGGAGGACAAGAAAAGAAGACGTTGAAGACGCTTTCAGTACTTTCATATTTTATGGAAGGTGAAAGGGCCGCGACGTTTTCGCGCTCTTGACGTTCCGACCCTCGTATCCGCGCTAGCTTTCTGTCGACCCTCCTCCCCTCGACCCAGATCTCGTCGGCAGACCCGCGGCGGATCGCCGCCGGCAAACCGGCAAAACCGGCAGACGAGATAAACGGAAACGCGTATGCTCGTCGGCGAGGCCAGCAACTGCTTTCTATGAAACGGTAACCAAAGGGACGGTAAAGCCGCTCGAAATTCCGACGCGTCCAGACAGGGATTCCAACGGGCTTTGGAACAACGCGCGGGCACGCGGTTCTATCCGCTCGAACTCGGCCTCGAGCTAATTCGCTCGCATTACGCTCTTCGAGGccgagtcgtcgtcgtcgtcgtcgtcgtcggggtATCGATTATCGCCGTGATCCAAGGTGTCGGAGGGTGCGAGTAGCCTCCAGCTTCGGAACCTCGCGGGAGAAAGGACTGCTCGCTCGAAAATGCAAATGAAAAGTGGCAAGGAAACGGGCGTAGAGAaacagcagagagagagagagagagagagagagagagagagagagagagagagagaaatagaaaggAGAGGTGTTAGCCACCACGTGGTTAGGGGTGGCGAAAGGGTTCGATCGAGCACCGCTGACGGTAGCCGCGGCTCGTGGCCCGCGGTGTCGTCGTCATGGCAACTATCCGAGCTCTCGCCCCCAGGCAAGCCTGGGATCCACCGGTGGGATCGATCGCGATTCGCAGCGATCCAACGATCTGATGATTCAATATCCTCCGACGTCAATCCCGATCCAGGAATCGTTTCGACGCGAGATTCGCGTCTCGCGATTagcgttccttctcgagaatttctcgagaaattttataatcgattatTTCTCCATAATTCTCGggaaattttataatcgattatttctccataatttctcgagaaattttataatcgattatttctccataatttctcgagaaatttataattgatttttctcgagaaattttataattgatttttctcgagaaattccaatatttctcgagaaatttgaaTCTAGGAAAagtcttatgaatctcatttattttataacataaattcataaattctcgtaaattcttatttaaaactttcgaAAAACTGAACAccgaattgagtaatgagtttcttgttgtcaTTCAAGAAGAAacatctaaaagaagagacaagattgttgtatcccttatgaaatatctgcataatccagaatctctgcaaaaagattcagaagatacatttttttatttaacatccaaggcagatatgtataaaatgccAAAACAAATTccaagcagactttttggaaaatataacaatgattcttatgaaaatagtgaaacactttcagattctcagattgaggaactatcactggaaaaacagttagaattagaaattgcagacagccttcaagaatttagtgtcaagagtttagcggcagaagaaaatgaattccggactctaacaaaggaattccaaatttttgagtccactggaaaaaggacacccaatcttcagcaacttttggatgttctgtgtacggtaaagccaacatccacgcaaaataaagaaatttttctaaagctacagattttgttacaaaaaaaattgtcatgattctacattagacgcattatgcttcttaacactttatctaccggaagcctattaataggcttctcaATAATTGTGATGTTCCAAAGGGAAggttaaaaatcttcttttatacAATAATCCTGAAGGAGATTATTAGATTTTTTAATGAGGGtgagttgttgttgttgctgttaaTGTTAGCTCAGCCATGGACCGTAGACTTTCAACAATTGTGGAATAATcaccggtagataatgtgttaagaagtcatttcaaaagaaaagcgtaatgtttcattTGGTAAAAGTTAggtcttaaataaataaatttatcggttaCATTCAGCGTCtatttttccttgtttttaaagttatgtacatattgaacaggaataaacaccGAGTTAAAGTTTTGtgccctttcgataaatattacgatattccaaatattataagtttcccaatatttttttcttttattaaaaattctcgagaattttccagaaatatagtcttatttctcgagaaatgaaaatgttgagaaatcaggaacactaatcGATAATATCTTGATTAGACTGCGCGTTTTAAAATAACGATTGCCTGGATTCATTGCGCGACACACAATGCACATctgtttcttttcttaacacgttaagtgccaaatatcaaccccagagattcttacaaaatcagagtaattgaGTTTCCCAATATAtcagagaaattaaatttcccaacatttgtttattttattaaaaactcTAGAATTCCCGAGAAATTTCGCGAAAAAttgtcttatttctcatttttggagaattgaaaaatgttgagaaatcaggaacactaatcGATAATATCTTGATCAGACTGTGCGTTTTAAAATAACGATTGCCTGGATTCATTGCGCGATACACAATGCACATctgtttcttttcttaacacgacaagtgccaaatatcaaccccagagattcttacaaaatcagagtaattgaGTTTCCCAATATAtcagagaaattaaatttcccaacattactttattttattaaaaattctctagAACTCCCaagaaatttcgagaaaaattgccttatttctcatttctggagaaatgaaaaatgttgagaaatcagaaACACTGCTCGCGATCCGCGCGGTCCAGCGCGGTTTTCACGGTCATATTTTCGACCGGAATTCCTCCAGCCCCGCGACCGTTTCAGCGaacgcgacgcaacgcgacgGTCCGTCCCCGTTTTACCGTGTCGCGTGGAA from Halictus rubicundus isolate RS-2024b chromosome 2, iyHalRubi1_principal, whole genome shotgun sequence carries:
- the LOC143363059 gene encoding uncharacterized protein LOC143363059, with translation MKYLHNPESLQKDSEDTFFYLTSKADMYKMPKQIPSRLFGKYNNDSYENSETLSDSQIEELSLEKQLELEIADSLQEFSVKSLAAEENEFRTLTKEFQIFESTGKRTPNLQQLLDVLCTPTSTQNERNFSTATKSLWIGILKSTVLSTMDGINLYCTLRVTKAVDSYFRMPKEYSAILWTQNLFVVIGVFHIPCVPYEIFIRFTKWQERFLSP